Proteins from one Hoplias malabaricus isolate fHopMal1 chromosome 2, fHopMal1.hap1, whole genome shotgun sequence genomic window:
- the mtfp1 gene encoding mitochondrial fission process protein 1, protein MDPTTEKESKKVDIYRDTWVRFLGYANEVGEAFRALVPVGMVWASYGVAMAYVSADAVDKGKKAAVAHGDNPGKTTRIAVAVVDTFVWQALASVAIPGFTINRVCAASLYLLGRTTRWPLPVRKWTTTAIGLSTIPFIITPIDRSVDFLLDSSLRKLYGGGEKHE, encoded by the exons ATGGACCCCACGACCGAGAAAGAGAGTAAAAAGGTCGATATTTATCGGGACACATGGGTTCGGTTTTTGG GCTATGCCAACGAGGTGGGGGAGGCATTCCGTGCCCTGGTGCCTGTTGGCATGGTGTGGGCCAGCTACGGCGTCGCAATGGCCTACGTGTCGGCAGATGCAGTGGACAAAGGGAAGAAAGCAGCAGTG GCCCATGGCGATAACCCAGGGAAGACAACACGGATAGCAGTGGCAGTTGTGGACACCTTTGTGTGGCAGGCCTTGGCATCGGTGGCTATTCCTGGATTCACTATCAACCGAGTGTGTGCTGCTTCTCTGTATCTGCTGGGCAGAACCACACGCTGGCCTTTACCTGTGCGCAAATGGACCACCACAGCCATTGGCCTTTCTACTATTCCCTTCATTATTACACCCATCGACAG GTCTGTAGACTTCCTGCTGGACTCTAGCCTGCGCAAATTGTATGGTGGAGGAGAAAAGCATGAATGA
- the lman2la gene encoding lectin, mannose-binding 2-like a produces the protein MAQITAVNYLLLILCLRCCFSDDGHEMEEFLKREHSLSKPYQGIGASGSSHWELMGDTMVSTDQVRLTPDMQSKQGAVWSRIPCNLKDWELQVHFKIHGQGKKNLNGDGLAVWYTKERMQKGPVFGNKDFFTGLGVFVDTYPNEEKHIEAQKKRYTPRTQRIFPYVLAMVGNGTISYDHERDGRPTELGGCNAMIRNLKHDTFLFVRYVRRRLTVMIDIDGQHEWRDCLDIPGVRLPLGYYFGASAITGDLSDNHDIISMKLYQITVLRSKQEEDDEEEVTVPSVENIELLRTYYESEGMSGIAIFFTVLFSMLGLFLLIVVGIVVYSHWSENRRKRFY, from the exons ATGGCCCAAATAACGGCTGTAAATTATCTGCTGTTAATTCTTTGCTTACGGTGTTGTTTTTCTGATGACGGTCACGAAATGGAGGAGTTTTTAAAGAGAGAACATTCATTGTCGAAACCATACCAAG GTATTGGAGCCTCTGGCTCTTCTCACTGGGAGCTAATGGGAGACACCATGGTAAGCACTGATCAGGTGCGCCTTACTCCTGATATGCAAAGCAAGCAGGGGGCAGTGTGGAGCCGGATT CCATGCAACCTGAAAGACTGGGAACTGCAGGTGCACTTTAAGATCCATGGCCAAGGGAAGAAGAACCTGAATGGAGATGGCCTGGCAGTGTGGTACACAAAAGAACGCATGCAGAAAG GTCCAGTGTTTGGAAATAAGGATTTCTTCACTGGGTTAGGCGTGTTTGTAGATACCTACCCTAATGAGGAAAAGCATATAGAG GCCCAGAAGAAAAGGTACACTCCTAGAACCCAG AGGATATTTCCCTACGTTTTGGCAATGGTAGGGAATGGTACGATCAGTTATGATCATGAGCGAGATGGAAGGCCAACAGAGCTGGGGGGCTGCAACGCCATGATCCGCAATCTGAAGCACGACACCTTCCTTTTCGTCAGATATGTCCGGCGCAGACTAACG GTCATGATTGATATCGATGGCCAGCATGAATGGAGAGACTGTCTGGACATACCAGGTGTGCGCTTACCTCTGGGATACTACTTTGGGGCATCCGCCATCACTGGAGATCTTTCAG ataacCATGACATCATCTCTATGAAGCTGTACCAAATAACAGTGCTGAGGAGTAAACAggaggaagatgatgaagaagaggTCACGGTTCCAAGTGTGGAAAATATAGAGCTACTCAGGA CCTACTATGAAAGTGAAGGGATGAGTGGCATTGCCATCTTCTTCACTGTACTGTTCTCCATGCTTGGCCTTTTCCTCCTCATCGTGGTAGGAATTGTGGTTTACAGTCACTGGAGCGAGAACAGACGCAAGCGCTTCTACTGA